CTGAAGTCGCTGACCATGGCCTGCCTGCCGCTGATGCAGAACGGCGGCTCGGTCGTCGGCCTCACCTTCGACGCGCAGTACGCGTGGCCGCAGTACGACTGGATGGGCCCGGCCAAGGCCGCGCTCGAGGCCACCAACCGCTACATGGCGCGCGACCTGGGCAAGCAGAACATCCGCTGCAACCTCATCTCGGCGGGCCCGATCGGCTCCATGGCCGCCAAGTCCATCCCGGGCTTCGGCGAGCTCGCCGCCGTGTGGGACTCCCGTTCGCCCCTGGAGTGGGACCTCAAGGACCCGGAGCCGGCCGGCCGCGGTGTCGTCGCCCTGCTGAGCGACTGGTTCCCGAAGACCACGGGCGAGATCATCCACGTGGACGGCGGTCTGCACGCGATCGGCGCGTAAACGCTTACGCAAGCGTTTACGTTCGTACGCCTCCGCTGACGTTCGTACGCCTTCGCTGACGTCCGTACGCCTTCGCCTACGTTCGTACGCCTCCGACGCCCCGTTTCCCGCAGCGCGCGGGGAGCGGGGCGTCGCCCGTTCGGCCCAGCTGACCGGGCGGGGGGAGCGGCGTCCCGCGCACGCTGGGAGTACGCACCGCCCCGCACTCGTACGGCGAGGAGGTCCCCTTGTGCGCCTGTCCCGCCGCTTTGCCCCGGTGTTCGCCGCTGTCGCTCTCGTGATGGCCGTGCCGTACGAGGCGATGCCCCACGCGCGCGTGGGGCACGACGGTGTGGGGCGCGAAGGAGTGGCATCCGAACAGTCCCCTGTGCCCGGTCTGTTCGGCGCCGAGTGCCGCACCACGACCAGCGGGTCCCATGCCGTCGCGTACTGCCACAACCCCTATGTGGACACCGACCGCGTACGGCTGCACATAGAGTGCGCCCGCTGGTGGGACATCGACAGCGACGGCGCGCCGGTCGAGGTGGGACCCGCCACGACGGTGCGGCTCACCGGCCGTTGCTGGAAGGAGATCCTGTCGGTGTGGGTCAGTCACCAGAGGTGACGTCCCGGTCCTTCCGGCCTATGGGGCCTGTCCGGCGGATCATGTCGGAGACGCGGGGCTTGGCACGCCCATCTGCGGCGTTGTCGTCGGTTGCCGACTCCCCCACGCTCGAATGCGCTCACGCGGGGGCACCCCCATCGCGTCGCCGCCCTCCTCCGCCTTGCAGCTGGACGCACCAAGCCCCGCTCACCTGTGTTTATGAGGCACCGTTGCTTTCCTCCGACCTGATCCGCCGGACAGGCCCTAGCCGTCCCGGCCGGCACGCGAACGGATAGCCCGCGGCCTCCGTGGCGGCCGCCTCTGTGTCCCCCGCGCGGATCGCGTCGACGAGCCGGGCGTGGTCCATGTAGGTCTCCGGCGTCAGCTCCTTGCCGACGTCCTCGCGCAGCCAGTCGCGCAGCACCTCGCCCAGGTCCGCGTACATCGCCGTCATGACGTCGTTGTGGGACGCGGCCACCACCGCCAGATGGAAGGTCGCGTCGGCGGTCACGAAGGCCTCCGCGTCGCCCGACTCCCACGCTTCCTCACGCCGTACGAGGAGCGTGTCCAGCTGCTTGAGATCGCGCTCGGTGCGCCGCTCGGCGGCCAGCTTCGCGGCGCTCGACTCCAGCGTGGAGCGCAGCTCGGCGATGTGCCGCGGGTCGGCGTCCGCGAAGCGGCGGTGCATCACGCCCGCCAGCTCGCTGGTCGCCACGACAAAGGTGCCGGAGCCCTGGCGGATGTCGAGCAGCCCGTTGTGGGCGAGCGCGCGGACGGCCTCGCGGACCGTGTTGCGGGCGACGCCGAGCTGCTCCACCAGCTCCGGTTCGGTGGGAATGCGGGAGCCCACCGGCCACTCACCCGACGTGATCTGGTTCCGCAGCTCTGCGATGACCTGCTCGGACAGCGCCGATCGGCGGGGGTGGCTCAGCGGCATGACGGTCCTTCGTACGGGTCCCGGTGTGGTCGGTCGCGCGGGTTGGACGCTCCGGAGATTAAAGCAAGGGGAGTGGACAGCCAATCATCCCATGATTCTATGATGGGCGTCATGGTGAGCGAGGAGACCCGGACGATAACGTCCACACCGATACGCCCCTCCGCGGAGACGCAGCCCAAGGGCGTACCGGACACGGAGCCCGAGGGCGAAACGCCCGCCACGCGCGCGTGGACGACGCGTCTGGTGGTCGTAGGCATCGTCCTCACCGCCCTCAACCTCCGCCCCGCGATCACCAGCCTCGGCGCCCTCCTCGAAGAAGTGCGCGACGGGCTCGGCATGAGCGGCAGCGTCGCCGGACTGCTCACCTCCGTACCGCCGCTCTGCTTCGCCGCCTTCGGCGTCATGGCTCCGCGGCTCGCCCGCCGCTTCGGTCCCGGCGCGGTCGTCTGTGCGGGCATGGCCGCCATCGCCGCGGGCCTGGCGATCCGGCCGTACACCGGGAACACGGCCGGCTTCCTGGCCGCCAGCGCGCTCGCGCTCATGGGCATCGCCGTCAGCAACGTTCTGATGCCGGTGATCGTCAAGCGCTGGTTCCCGGACCGGGTCGGCTCCATGACCGGCCTGTACTCGATGGCCCTCGCACTCGGCACCTCGGCGGCGGCCGCGGTGACGGTGCCCATGACCGACGCCCTGGGAGGCGGCTGGCAATCCGGGCTCGCGGTGTGGGCGGGGCTCGCGGCGGCGGCCGTGGTGCCGTGGCTTCCGCTCGTACGCGCGCGGGGTGAGGCATCCGGGAGCGGTGCCCCTGGTGGGCGTTC
This genomic interval from Streptomyces dengpaensis contains the following:
- the fabI gene encoding enoyl-ACP reductase FabI; protein product: MSGILEGKRVLITGVLMESSIAFHTAKLAQQQGAEIILTAFPRPTLTERIAKKLPKPTKVIELDVTNEEHLGRLADIVGEELGGLDGVVHSIGFAPQDALGGNFLNTPFESVATAMHVSAFSLKSLTMACLPLMQNGGSVVGLTFDAQYAWPQYDWMGPAKAALEATNRYMARDLGKQNIRCNLISAGPIGSMAAKSIPGFGELAAVWDSRSPLEWDLKDPEPAGRGVVALLSDWFPKTTGEIIHVDGGLHAIGA
- a CDS encoding FadR/GntR family transcriptional regulator; this translates as MPLSHPRRSALSEQVIAELRNQITSGEWPVGSRIPTEPELVEQLGVARNTVREAVRALAHNGLLDIRQGSGTFVVATSELAGVMHRRFADADPRHIAELRSTLESSAAKLAAERRTERDLKQLDTLLVRREEAWESGDAEAFVTADATFHLAVVAASHNDVMTAMYADLGEVLRDWLREDVGKELTPETYMDHARLVDAIRAGDTEAAATEAAGYPFACRPGRLGPVRRIRSEESNGAS
- a CDS encoding CynX/NimT family MFS transporter, whose product is MMGVMVSEETRTITSTPIRPSAETQPKGVPDTEPEGETPATRAWTTRLVVVGIVLTALNLRPAITSLGALLEEVRDGLGMSGSVAGLLTSVPPLCFAAFGVMAPRLARRFGPGAVVCAGMAAIAAGLAIRPYTGNTAGFLAASALALMGIAVSNVLMPVIVKRWFPDRVGSMTGLYSMALALGTSAAAAVTVPMTDALGGGWQSGLAVWAGLAAAAVVPWLPLVRARGEASGSGAPGGRSESGSADPGRLAGSGSGAPGGRTASGAVVSARQEPDVLRITRSRTAWALAVFFGLQATAAYITMGWMAQIFRDAGVAAGTAGLLLAVTMVMGVPLAFVIPRLATRLPDQGPIAVVLGACGLAGYAGLYFAPAAGAWAWALLLGVSNCAFPLALTMVGMRARTGAGVAKLSAFAQSTGYLISIPGPLLVGVLYQHSGGWGLPIALMAGLMVPQIAVGILAGRNRIVEDEAARLPTREVTP